A single Musa acuminata AAA Group cultivar baxijiao chromosome BXJ2-1, Cavendish_Baxijiao_AAA, whole genome shotgun sequence DNA region contains:
- the LOC135598531 gene encoding protein DETOXIFICATION 49-like, producing MWLTEPLIKREWPSPTESPPRLKPEWPKHVSAALVEAKSILSLASPMALTGLLLYSRSLVSMLFLGRLGRLPLAGGALAIGFANITGYSVLSGLAMGMEPICGQAFGARRPALLGPVLHRAVLLLLAASLPIAALWASMRSLLLLSGQDDDIAAVAQAYVLASLPDLLLQSFLHPIRIYLRSQFITLPFTYCAAAAALLHLPVNYVLVSVLRLGIRGVALASVCTNLNLLFLLLVYICSSGVHQHTGALNFTAECLGNWRSLLNLAIPSCIGVCLEWWWYEIMVLLCGLLLDPKSTVASMGILIQTTSLIYIFPSSLSFGVSTRVGNELGANRPDRARRAATVGVACGAALGVLAFAFAVAVRNAWARMFTADASILALTAAVLPIVGMCELGNCPQTAGCGVLRGSARPRTGANINMWSFYGVGMPVAAGLAFWGRLDFPGLWLGMLAAQGTCVALMMVVVRRTDWNLQAERAQRLTGGPVETDTAVVVVVVTNEFDEKQAADGDNAETCDSFDSLKIDQSTASS from the coding sequence ATGTGGTTGACCGAGCCGTTGATAAAGAGGGAGTGGCCGAGCCCGACCGAGTCGCCACCACGCCTGAAACCCGAGTGGCCAAAGCACGTGAGCGCGGCCCTGGTGGAGGCCAAGTCCATCCTGTCCCTGGCCTCCCCCATGGCGCTCACCGGCCTCCTCCTCTACTCCCGCTCCCTCGTCTCCATGCTCTTCCTCGGACGCCTCGGCCGCCTCCCCCTCGCCGGTGGCGCTCTTGCCATCGGCTTCGCCAACATCACCGGATACTCCGTCCTCTCCGGCCTCGCCATGGGCATGGAGCCCATCTGCGGCCAGGCCTTCGGCGCCCGCCGGCCCGCCCTCCTCGGCCCCGTCCTCCACCGCGCCGTCCTTCTCCTCCTCGCCGCCTCCCTCCCCATCGCCGCCCTCTGGGCCTCCATgcgctccctcctcctcctcagcgGCCAGGACGACGACATCGCCGCCGTGGCCCAGGCCTACGTTCTCGCCTCCCTCCCGGACCTCCTCCTCCAGTCCTTCCTCCACCCCATCCGCATCTACCTCCGCTCCCAGTTCATCACGCTCCCTTTCACCTActgtgccgccgccgccgcgctcCTCCATCTCCCCGTCAACTACGTCCTCGTCTCCGTCCTCCGCCTCGGCATCCGCGGCGTCGCCCTCGCCTCCGTCTGCACCAACCTcaaccttctcttcctcctcctcgtctacaTCTGCTCCTCCGGCGTGCATCAGCACACGGGGGCGCTCAACTTCACTGCAGAGTGCCTCGGGAACTGGAGATCGTTGCTCAACCTCGCGATACCCAGCTGCATCGGGGTCTGCCTCGAGTGGTGGTGGTACGAGATCATGGTCCTGCTCTGCGGTCTGCTCCTCGACCCCAAGTCCACCGTCGCGTCGATGGGCATCCTCATCCAGACCACCTCCTTGATCTACATTTTCCCCTCCTCGCTCAGCTTCGGGGTATCGACGCGCGTCGGCAACGAGCTCGGCGCGAACCGCCCCGACCGCGCCCGCCGCGCGGCCACTGTGGGCGTGGCCTGCGGCGCCGCGCTCGGCGTCCTGGCGTTCGCGTTCGCGGTGGCGGTCAGGAATGCCTGGGCGCGCATGTTCACCGCGGACGCCTCGATCTTGGCATTGACGGCCGCGGTGCTCCCCATCGTAGGCATGTGCGAGCTGGGGAACTGCCCGCAGACGGCCGGGTGCGGGGTGCTGCGGGGGAGCGCGCGGCCACGCACCGGCGCCAACATAAACATGTGGTCGTTCTACGGCGTGGGCATGCCGGTGGCGGCGGGGCTGGCTTTCTGGGGCAGGCTGGACTTCCCCGGACTGTGGCTCGGCATGCTCGCGGCGCAGGGGACGTGCGTCGCGCTGATGATGGTGGTGGTTCGCCGCACCGACTGGAATCTGCAGGCCGAGCGGGCGCAGCGGTTGACCGGCGGCCCTGTCGAAACTGACACAGCagtcgtggtggtggtggtaacCAACGAATTCGACGAGAAACAAGCAGCAGACGGCGACAACGCTGAGACATGTGATTCCTTTGATAGCCTAAAGATCGATCAATCGACTGCATCAAGTTGA